The following proteins come from a genomic window of Kocuria palustris:
- a CDS encoding LuxR C-terminal-related transcriptional regulator, with translation MSDLPTPLERARSLSRDRALTEQADQHAITLESILAVLRSGRLADAAARREATEIASSALIRARSVHAQQESVLEPVAEAFSRLRTELRPLIRSGPLQVQFAEPPARGRALPGPVAREARAISRTAVLSLMDRADAARARIGWDCDGRNLLMEVRDDGGTAVTADNDTLRPIVERVAALDGTMDVETTPGWGTTLRIEIPLDPPSAALTVEGAEELTDREKQVLRLVATGISNQRIGDQLGITANTVKYHVANLLRKYGARTRAELASITHSHDAHHPSSRTR, from the coding sequence GTGAGCGACCTCCCGACCCCGCTGGAACGTGCCCGCTCCCTGTCGCGGGACCGTGCCCTGACCGAGCAGGCCGATCAGCATGCGATCACCCTCGAATCGATCCTCGCCGTGCTCCGCTCCGGCCGACTCGCGGATGCTGCCGCGCGCAGGGAGGCCACGGAGATCGCCTCCTCCGCACTCATCCGTGCTCGTTCGGTCCATGCGCAGCAGGAGAGCGTGCTCGAGCCGGTGGCCGAGGCATTCTCGCGCCTGCGCACCGAACTGCGTCCTCTGATCCGCTCCGGGCCACTGCAGGTCCAGTTCGCCGAGCCTCCTGCGCGAGGACGGGCGCTGCCGGGCCCGGTCGCTCGGGAAGCCCGCGCCATCTCCCGCACAGCAGTGCTCTCGCTCATGGACCGCGCGGACGCTGCACGCGCCCGGATCGGCTGGGACTGCGATGGCCGCAACCTGCTGATGGAGGTCCGTGACGACGGGGGAACCGCGGTGACGGCGGACAACGACACACTGCGTCCGATCGTGGAGCGGGTGGCGGCGCTCGACGGAACCATGGACGTGGAGACGACCCCGGGCTGGGGGACGACGCTGCGGATCGAGATCCCGCTGGACCCACCCAGCGCAGCGCTCACCGTGGAGGGCGCCGAGGAGCTCACCGATCGCGAGAAGCAGGTGCTGCGCCTGGTCGCGACCGGGATCTCGAACCAGCGCATCGGCGACCAGCTCGGGATCACGGCGAACACCGTGAAGTACCACGTGGCCAACTTGCTGCGGAAATACGGCGCCCGCACGCGCGCCGAGCTCGCAAGCATCACTCACTCCCATGATGCGCACCATCCGAGCTCCCGGACTCGATAG
- a CDS encoding CoA transferase, with protein sequence MAAVPPLFSDLAAAVDLDPSQAAPIRGPRLWWCGPLDVEGLALGSAQAAATGLSHLTGRDFSVDAETVAASFASISHLRVNGRRPQTAGALSGFHATADGWVRLHGNYPHHARAIERALGASDPQRLTEVLSRRQALEVEQRVRDAGGVAAAVRTPEAWARSAPGRAAAQGPWLRFQSSGIPVRRWAPPEDGGDAPLRGLRVLDLTRVIAGPSASRLLGALGADVLRVDPPSIPELRGQHLDTGFHKRSVVLDLRNRRGLQTLQRLLDDAHVLLLGYRGGALSRFGVEDDQPVIERPGLRVVRLSAWGSAGPWAGRRGFDSIVQAASGVAHLYRCPDGAPGALPVQALDHATGMGVVAAVGALLASDHADVAHLSLARTAALLLEHPQTTGPPRHTRVQLRSMRTEEHGHLQFVPPALLLDDRGVEYTQGPGRYGGSEAWFLDRPPGS encoded by the coding sequence ATGGCCGCCGTACCGCCGCTGTTCAGCGATCTCGCCGCCGCCGTCGACCTCGACCCGTCCCAGGCGGCCCCCATCCGCGGTCCGCGCCTGTGGTGGTGCGGACCCCTGGACGTGGAGGGCCTGGCCCTGGGCTCGGCACAGGCCGCCGCCACGGGACTGTCGCATCTCACCGGGCGGGACTTCTCGGTGGATGCCGAGACAGTGGCCGCCTCCTTCGCCTCGATCTCCCACCTGCGCGTCAACGGCCGTCGTCCGCAGACCGCGGGAGCGCTGTCCGGATTCCATGCCACCGCCGACGGCTGGGTGCGCCTGCACGGCAACTACCCGCACCACGCCCGCGCCATCGAACGCGCCCTCGGCGCCTCGGATCCGCAGCGCCTGACGGAGGTGCTGAGCCGTCGTCAGGCTCTGGAGGTCGAGCAGCGCGTGCGCGACGCCGGCGGGGTGGCCGCCGCCGTGCGCACCCCTGAAGCCTGGGCGCGCAGCGCACCGGGACGGGCCGCCGCGCAGGGCCCGTGGCTGCGCTTCCAGTCCTCCGGCATCCCGGTGCGCCGCTGGGCTCCGCCCGAGGACGGCGGCGACGCTCCCCTGAGGGGTCTGCGCGTCCTGGACCTCACCCGCGTGATCGCCGGCCCCAGCGCCTCCCGGCTGCTGGGCGCCCTGGGGGCGGATGTGCTGCGAGTGGACCCGCCGTCGATCCCCGAGCTGCGCGGGCAGCACCTGGACACGGGCTTCCACAAGCGCAGCGTCGTGCTCGATCTGCGCAATCGGCGCGGGCTGCAGACCCTGCAGCGCCTGCTCGACGACGCCCACGTCCTGCTGCTCGGCTACCGCGGCGGGGCGCTGTCCCGCTTCGGCGTGGAGGACGACCAGCCCGTGATCGAGCGCCCCGGGCTGCGCGTGGTCCGTCTGAGCGCCTGGGGCTCGGCCGGTCCGTGGGCGGGCAGGCGCGGCTTCGACAGCATCGTCCAGGCAGCCTCCGGGGTCGCCCACCTCTACCGCTGCCCCGACGGCGCACCCGGTGCCCTGCCCGTTCAGGCGCTGGACCACGCCACCGGCATGGGCGTGGTGGCCGCCGTGGGGGCCCTGCTGGCCTCGGATCACGCCGACGTCGCCCACCTGTCCCTGGCCCGCACCGCCGCACTGCTGCTGGAGCACCCGCAGACCACGGGGCCGCCGCGGCACACGCGCGTGCAGCTGCGCAGCATGCGCACCGAGGAGCACGGCCACCTCCAGTTCGTGCCGCCGGCGCTGCTGCTCGACGACCGCGGGGTGGAGTACACGCAGGGGCCGGGTCGATACGGCGGGTCCGAGGCCTGGTTCCTGGACCGGCCACCGGGTTCCTGA
- a CDS encoding IS1595 family transposase produces MPAARAGKDFPASYAEFLAWFGQDWQCADYLDWLRWPDGFVCPKCATARGWRGPDGRWRCAGCAGRFSATAGTIFHRTRTPLTVWFDTAWRLCSSRTGVSAVEIQEQMQLGSYQTAWTMLHRYRSVMVRPGRERLTGDVEVDEAFLGGPQPGVRGRGALGKTLIAGAVEREGDGFGRARLAVIDSADTGALRRFLTDHVAPSATVHTDGWSSYPPATRGLYHHEPISVSASGLQAHEVLPAVHAVFGMAKRWLMGTHHGAVRPAHVQAYLDEWVFRFNRRNSRSRGLLFYRLLSQAVAGEPVRYADLRKAGMTRPAPPPPGQERGRPPSLALGPTGLPWRE; encoded by the coding sequence ATGCCTGCTGCACGCGCGGGGAAGGACTTCCCCGCCTCGTACGCTGAGTTCCTGGCCTGGTTCGGCCAGGACTGGCAGTGCGCGGATTATCTTGACTGGCTGCGCTGGCCCGATGGGTTCGTCTGCCCGAAGTGCGCCACGGCCCGGGGGTGGCGGGGCCCGGACGGCCGGTGGCGATGTGCCGGCTGCGCCGGGAGGTTCTCCGCGACTGCGGGCACGATCTTCCATCGCACGCGTACACCGCTGACCGTGTGGTTCGATACCGCGTGGCGGTTGTGCAGCTCTCGCACCGGCGTCTCGGCTGTGGAGATCCAGGAGCAGATGCAGCTGGGCTCGTATCAGACCGCGTGGACGATGCTGCACCGCTACCGCTCGGTGATGGTGCGGCCCGGCCGCGAGCGGCTGACCGGCGATGTCGAGGTGGACGAAGCCTTCCTCGGCGGACCCCAGCCCGGAGTGCGGGGACGCGGGGCGCTGGGCAAGACCCTCATCGCCGGTGCCGTCGAGCGCGAGGGTGATGGGTTCGGCCGTGCACGGCTGGCCGTCATCGACTCGGCCGACACTGGCGCATTGCGCCGGTTCCTGACTGACCATGTCGCCCCCAGCGCCACCGTGCACACGGACGGATGGTCGTCGTACCCGCCCGCGACGCGGGGGCTGTACCACCACGAGCCGATCTCGGTGTCGGCATCGGGCCTGCAGGCCCACGAGGTCCTGCCTGCGGTGCACGCGGTCTTCGGGATGGCCAAGCGGTGGCTGATGGGAACGCACCACGGTGCCGTGCGCCCGGCTCACGTGCAGGCCTACCTCGACGAGTGGGTCTTCCGGTTCAACCGGCGCAACTCGCGCAGCCGCGGGTTGTTGTTCTACCGACTGTTGAGCCAGGCCGTTGCCGGCGAGCCGGTGCGGTACGCGGACCTCCGCAAGGCAGGGATGACACGACCTGCCCCGCCTCCGCCCGGTCAGGAGCGTGGCCGTCCGCCCAGTCTCGCTCTCGGTCCGACGGGCTTGCCCTGGCGGGAGTGA
- a CDS encoding IS3 family transposase: MRHAGWSIGRDQVARLMKRAGLHGARRGRKPVTTRPAHQADHRPDLVERQFTADGPNRLWVADITYVRILAGFCYLAFITDVFTRRIVGWAVSTSLHTDALPLLALEQALAVTGASRSHGGLIHHSDRGSQYVSLAYTDALVTAGVTASVGTVGDSYDNALAETVNGLYKTELIYSRPVWETASTVELATMGWVNWWNTQRLHEALDYRTPADIEAAYTHPTTTAPATV, translated from the coding sequence ATGCGCCACGCCGGGTGGAGCATCGGCCGCGATCAGGTCGCCCGCCTGATGAAACGGGCGGGGCTGCACGGCGCGCGGCGGGGCCGCAAGCCCGTGACCACCCGCCCCGCACACCAGGCGGATCATCGTCCAGATCTCGTCGAGCGCCAGTTCACCGCGGACGGCCCCAACCGCCTCTGGGTCGCAGACATCACCTACGTCCGGATTCTGGCCGGGTTCTGCTACCTCGCGTTCATCACCGACGTGTTCACCCGCCGAATCGTCGGCTGGGCGGTCTCGACCAGTCTGCACACTGACGCGTTGCCCTTACTGGCTCTCGAGCAGGCCCTCGCGGTCACCGGTGCTTCCCGCAGCCACGGCGGGCTGATCCACCACTCCGATCGCGGTTCTCAGTACGTGTCGTTGGCCTACACCGACGCGCTCGTGACCGCGGGAGTGACCGCGTCGGTCGGCACCGTCGGAGACTCCTACGACAACGCTCTCGCAGAGACCGTCAACGGGCTCTACAAGACCGAGCTGATCTACTCCCGGCCCGTCTGGGAGACGGCCAGCACGGTCGAACTCGCCACGATGGGCTGGGTCAACTGGTGGAACACCCAGCGCCTTCACGAGGCCCTCGACTACCGCACCCCCGCAGACATCGAGGCCGCCTACACTCACCCCACGACGACCGCACCCGCGACCGTCTGA
- a CDS encoding FBP domain-containing protein — MHAHSESEIRKSFLNCSKGAAQRLAVPKDLDQIDWDAQIILGWTDPKSPKAAYLVVETDDGLRGLVMEKSTLKGNGGARMCQLCLTLHTSTGVSMFSIQRSKSAKDRYSSVGTYICTDLACSDYTVGRRKPDGVRQMEETLSLEERSQRTLENAQGLVQRVAQSLGT, encoded by the coding sequence GTGCACGCACACTCCGAGTCCGAGATCCGCAAGAGCTTCCTGAACTGCTCCAAGGGAGCCGCGCAGCGCCTGGCGGTGCCGAAGGACCTGGACCAGATCGACTGGGACGCCCAGATCATCCTGGGCTGGACCGATCCCAAGTCGCCCAAGGCCGCTTACCTGGTGGTCGAGACCGACGACGGCCTGCGCGGGCTGGTGATGGAGAAGTCGACGCTGAAGGGCAACGGCGGGGCGCGGATGTGCCAGCTGTGCCTGACCCTGCACACCTCCACCGGGGTATCCATGTTCTCGATCCAGCGCTCGAAGTCGGCCAAGGACCGGTACAGCAGCGTGGGCACCTACATCTGCACGGACCTCGCCTGCAGCGACTACACCGTGGGCCGGCGCAAGCCCGACGGCGTGCGGCAGATGGAGGAGACCCTTTCCCTGGAGGAGCGCTCGCAGCGCACCCTGGAGAACGCCCAGGGCCTGGTGCAGAGGGTAGCGCAGAGCCTGGGGACGTGA
- the hxlA gene encoding 3-hexulose-6-phosphate synthase: protein MRLQFAMDTLTTESALDLAAKAAPYVDILELGTPLIKSEGLAAITAVKAAHPDKTVFADLKTMDAGELEADIAFSAGADLVTVLGVAGDSTIAGAVAAATKHGKGVVVDLIGVSDKAARAREVVALGAVFVEMHAGLDEQAEDGYSLDALLSAGKAAEVPFSVAGGVSADSVEAVQQAGADVAVAGSAIYSASDVAAAAAAIRSAIR from the coding sequence ATGCGACTGCAGTTCGCCATGGACACCCTGACCACCGAATCCGCCCTCGACCTCGCCGCGAAGGCCGCCCCCTACGTCGACATCCTCGAGCTCGGCACCCCTCTGATCAAGAGCGAGGGCCTCGCGGCGATCACGGCGGTCAAGGCCGCCCACCCCGACAAGACCGTCTTCGCCGATCTCAAGACCATGGATGCCGGCGAGCTGGAAGCTGACATCGCCTTCTCCGCCGGAGCCGATCTGGTCACCGTGCTCGGCGTCGCCGGTGACAGCACGATCGCCGGCGCGGTCGCCGCGGCGACCAAGCACGGCAAGGGCGTCGTCGTCGATCTGATCGGCGTGTCCGACAAGGCCGCACGGGCCCGAGAGGTCGTCGCCCTCGGCGCCGTCTTCGTGGAGATGCACGCCGGCCTCGACGAGCAGGCGGAGGACGGCTACAGCCTCGACGCCCTGCTCTCCGCCGGCAAGGCCGCCGAGGTCCCGTTCTCCGTCGCCGGCGGCGTCAGTGCGGACTCTGTCGAGGCCGTCCAGCAGGCGGGAGCAGACGTGGCCGTCGCGGGCAGCGCCATCTACAGCGCATCGGACGTCGCCGCCGCGGCCGCCGCCATCCGCTCCGCCATCCGGTGA
- the hxlB gene encoding 6-phospho-3-hexuloisomerase: MVDMEERGIQDSLTRIVNEIEGAAALPDAPALAAAVELTADARRVFVHGAGRSGLALRMTAMRLMHLGLEVHVVGETTTPAIGEGDLLLTASGSGTTSGVVSAAETARSVGARVIGITTDPESPLAQLSHAVLVIRAATKTDRSEQQSAQYAGSLFEQLLVLVGDALFDVLWQKSGQSADALWPRHANLE, encoded by the coding sequence ATGGTCGACATGGAAGAACGAGGCATTCAGGATTCGCTGACGCGGATCGTCAACGAGATCGAGGGGGCAGCTGCCCTTCCCGACGCGCCCGCGCTCGCGGCCGCCGTCGAGCTGACAGCGGACGCCCGGCGGGTCTTCGTCCACGGCGCTGGACGCTCCGGGCTCGCGCTGCGGATGACGGCCATGCGCCTCATGCACCTCGGACTGGAGGTCCACGTCGTCGGTGAGACGACGACCCCGGCGATCGGAGAGGGCGATCTGCTCCTGACCGCCAGCGGTTCCGGCACGACCTCGGGGGTGGTGAGCGCGGCTGAGACGGCGCGATCCGTCGGTGCCCGCGTCATCGGGATCACGACCGACCCCGAGTCACCGCTTGCTCAGCTGTCCCACGCCGTCCTGGTCATCCGTGCGGCGACGAAGACAGACCGGTCCGAGCAGCAGTCGGCCCAGTACGCCGGCAGCCTCTTCGAGCAGCTCCTCGTCCTCGTCGGCGACGCTCTCTTCGACGTCCTGTGGCAGAAGAGCGGACAGAGTGCGGATGCGCTCTGGCCCCGTCATGCCAACCTCGAATGA
- a CDS encoding transposase, whose amino-acid sequence MPKKFSPELRERAVRMVLERQAAEGGPRSHSIRVIGPQVGVGEETLRMWCNRHGHEIAPAAAGETPEQEIRRLRRELAEARRANEMADSSGQRNISCEMGQSLITGGSGCRASTVISAGSRSSWRSGCTRGAGGWSISPRRSAAARRWSASWPAPAGTLTPGRSGGSHVRAV is encoded by the coding sequence ATGCCCAAGAAGTTCAGTCCCGAGCTGCGTGAGCGTGCTGTGAGGATGGTCCTGGAGCGCCAGGCCGCTGAGGGCGGGCCTCGCTCGCACTCGATCCGGGTGATCGGCCCGCAGGTCGGTGTCGGAGAGGAGACACTGCGGATGTGGTGCAACCGCCACGGCCACGAGATCGCACCCGCCGCGGCAGGCGAGACCCCGGAGCAGGAGATCCGCCGCCTGCGACGCGAACTGGCCGAGGCCAGACGCGCTAACGAGATGGCGGATTCAAGCGGTCAGCGCAACATCTCCTGTGAGATGGGACAGTCACTGATCACAGGAGGATCCGGATGCAGGGCAAGCACGGTCATCTCAGCCGGGAGCAGAAGCAGCTGGCGCTCAGGCTGCACGCGAGGGGCTGGCGGCTGGTCGATATCGCCAAGGAGATCAGCTGCAGCGCGCCGCTGGTCGGCATCATGGCCCGCGCCGGCAGGCACCTTGACGCCAGGCCGTTCGGGTGGGAGCCACGTCAGGGCTGTCTGA
- a CDS encoding IS30 family transposase yields MVDIAKEISCSAPLVGIMARAGRHLDARPFGWEPRQGCLTIDEREQILLGINRGDTFTAIAEQLGRAVSTVSREVKRGGGRCGYSAWRGHERAREQARRPKPFKLASGRLLEEVASRLEQLWSPEEIAARLRLDHADDPEMRVSHETIYQSLFVQGRGELRRELARCLRSGRAARKPRGTTDGRGRIPGMIMLSKRPAEADDRAVPGHWEGDLILGEGSRSAIGTLVERSTRMTLLLHLPDGKSAEQVEAAMRAAISKLPSSLIRTITWDQGAEMSKHAAFTIATGIPIYFCDPHSPWQRGSNENTNGLLRQYLPKGTDLSVVSREELDAIQDSLNGRPRKTLGYLTPSEKLAEFLAPTA; encoded by the coding sequence CTGGTCGATATCGCCAAGGAGATCAGCTGCAGCGCGCCGCTGGTCGGCATCATGGCCCGCGCCGGCAGGCACCTTGACGCCAGGCCGTTCGGGTGGGAGCCACGTCAGGGCTGTCTGACGATCGACGAGCGCGAGCAGATCCTGCTCGGGATCAATCGCGGCGATACCTTCACCGCGATCGCCGAGCAGCTGGGGCGTGCGGTGTCGACCGTCAGCCGTGAGGTGAAGCGCGGTGGGGGTCGCTGCGGCTACTCGGCGTGGCGTGGTCATGAACGTGCCCGCGAGCAGGCGCGTCGACCGAAGCCGTTCAAGCTTGCGTCGGGCCGGCTGCTCGAGGAGGTCGCCAGCCGGCTGGAGCAACTGTGGTCACCTGAGGAGATCGCAGCGCGCCTACGGTTGGATCACGCCGACGACCCGGAGATGCGCGTGAGCCACGAGACGATCTACCAGTCGCTGTTCGTGCAGGGCCGAGGCGAACTGCGCCGTGAGCTGGCGCGGTGCCTGCGGTCCGGAAGAGCGGCCCGCAAGCCCCGCGGAACCACGGACGGTCGCGGCCGCATCCCCGGCATGATCATGCTCAGCAAGCGCCCCGCAGAAGCCGACGACCGCGCCGTGCCAGGCCACTGGGAAGGAGATCTCATCCTCGGCGAGGGCAGCCGCAGCGCCATCGGCACGCTCGTTGAGCGCTCGACGCGAATGACACTGCTGCTGCACCTGCCCGACGGCAAGAGCGCCGAGCAGGTCGAGGCCGCGATGCGCGCCGCAATCAGCAAGCTGCCGTCCTCGTTGATTCGAACGATCACCTGGGACCAAGGCGCGGAGATGTCCAAGCACGCCGCGTTCACCATCGCCACAGGAATCCCGATCTACTTCTGCGATCCCCACTCGCCCTGGCAGCGGGGGAGCAACGAGAACACCAACGGCCTGCTGCGCCAGTACCTGCCCAAAGGCACCGACCTGAGCGTCGTCAGCCGCGAGGAGTTGGACGCGATCCAGGACAGCCTCAACGGACGCCCCCGCAAGACGCTGGGCTATCTGACACCATCAGAGAAGCTCGCAGAGTTCCTTGCGCCCACCGCTTGA
- a CDS encoding alcohol dehydrogenase catalytic domain-containing protein, whose product MASSNRAVVFQNVKDMRVETLDFPKLEMPNGKSAPHGVILKIVATNICGSDLHIYRGSFPVPQGMVMGHEMTGEVVEVGSDVEFLSEGDLVSVPFNVACGRCRNCRARHTEVCETVNPDVSCGAYGFNLGDFQGGQAEYMFVPYADFQLLRFPDKDQAMEKIRDLALLSDILPTAFHGLMEAGAKPGSTVYIAGAGPVGRCGAAAARLLGASCIIVGDYHQDRLELMKNNGCETIDLNQDVPLTDQIEAILGEPMVDCAVDYVGNEAHGIGREAEDMNPAHAINQVMDATRAGGATGIVGVYGPDPLASSKAEQEGTFSLDFGKAWIKSPRISGGQAPIMHYNRELMMSILWDRMPYLSDMLNTKVISLDEAPDAYATFDAGASEKFIIDPHGMIPA is encoded by the coding sequence ATGGCAAGCAGCAACCGCGCCGTCGTTTTCCAGAACGTCAAGGACATGCGCGTCGAGACCCTCGACTTCCCGAAGCTCGAGATGCCGAACGGCAAGAGCGCCCCGCACGGCGTCATCCTCAAGATCGTCGCCACCAACATCTGCGGTTCCGACCTGCACATCTACCGCGGTTCCTTCCCCGTACCCCAGGGCATGGTGATGGGGCACGAGATGACCGGCGAGGTCGTCGAGGTCGGCTCCGACGTCGAGTTCCTCTCCGAGGGCGACCTGGTCTCGGTCCCCTTCAACGTCGCCTGCGGCCGATGCCGCAACTGCCGCGCCCGCCACACCGAGGTGTGCGAGACCGTGAACCCCGACGTGTCCTGCGGCGCCTACGGGTTCAACCTGGGTGATTTCCAGGGCGGACAGGCGGAGTACATGTTCGTCCCCTACGCCGACTTCCAGCTGCTCCGCTTCCCGGACAAGGACCAGGCCATGGAGAAGATCCGTGACCTCGCCCTTCTCTCGGACATCCTGCCCACCGCGTTCCACGGCCTCATGGAGGCCGGGGCGAAGCCCGGCTCGACCGTCTACATCGCCGGCGCCGGACCTGTGGGACGCTGCGGCGCCGCGGCGGCCCGTCTCCTGGGCGCTTCCTGCATCATCGTCGGTGACTACCATCAGGACCGGCTGGAGCTGATGAAGAACAACGGCTGCGAGACCATCGATCTCAACCAGGACGTGCCGCTGACCGATCAGATCGAGGCCATCCTCGGCGAACCCATGGTGGACTGCGCCGTCGACTACGTCGGCAACGAAGCCCACGGGATCGGCCGCGAGGCCGAGGACATGAACCCGGCCCACGCCATCAACCAGGTCATGGACGCCACCCGCGCAGGCGGTGCCACCGGCATCGTCGGCGTCTACGGTCCCGACCCGTTGGCCTCCTCCAAGGCCGAGCAGGAGGGCACCTTCTCGCTCGACTTCGGCAAGGCGTGGATCAAGTCGCCTCGGATCTCCGGCGGCCAGGCCCCGATCATGCACTACAACCGTGAGCTGATGATGTCGATCCTGTGGGACCGCATGCCCTACCTCAGCGACATGCTCAACACCAAGGTCATCAGCCTCGACGAGGCCCCCGACGCCTACGCGACGTTCGACGCCGGTGCCTCGGAGAAGTTCATCATCGACCCGCATGGCATGATCCCCGCCTGA
- a CDS encoding zinc-dependent alcohol dehydrogenase, which translates to MKALTWQGKRSVSVEDVPDPRIQEPTDAIVRITSSAICGSDLHLYEVLTPFMDKGDIIGHEPMGIVEEVGSAVTHIKTGDRVVIPFNVSCGHCFMCTQGLQSQCEVTQVREYNNNAQFLGYSRLYGSVPGGQAEYLRVPHADYGPIKVPHTGEDERYLFLSDVVPTAWQAVKYAAPPQGGSLAVLGLGPVGQMSARIGRHLGYEVFAVDPVPERRAMAERHGVHTLDSAEGVAEQLKDLTGGRGPNSVVDAVGMEAHGSPVAGLAHQAVGALPSALGRKAMETAGVDRLDALYTAIEAVRRGGTISISGVYGGMKDPLPLMTMFDKQLQLRMGQCNVRRWTEDLMPLVDDPSDPLGVLDLTTHTAPLDQAPQMYEKFQKKEDGCIKVVLKP; encoded by the coding sequence ATGAAGGCTCTGACATGGCAGGGGAAGCGCTCGGTGAGCGTGGAGGACGTCCCAGATCCGCGCATCCAGGAACCCACGGACGCGATCGTGCGCATCACCTCGTCCGCGATCTGCGGTTCGGACCTGCACCTGTACGAGGTGCTCACCCCGTTCATGGACAAGGGCGACATCATCGGCCACGAGCCCATGGGCATCGTGGAGGAGGTCGGCTCGGCCGTCACCCACATCAAGACCGGGGACCGGGTGGTGATCCCGTTCAACGTCTCCTGCGGCCACTGCTTCATGTGTACCCAGGGCCTGCAGTCCCAGTGCGAGGTCACCCAGGTGCGGGAGTACAACAACAATGCCCAGTTCCTGGGCTACTCCCGCCTCTACGGTTCGGTGCCCGGCGGGCAGGCCGAGTACCTGCGCGTGCCACACGCCGACTACGGGCCCATCAAGGTCCCGCACACCGGGGAGGACGAACGCTACCTGTTCCTCTCCGACGTGGTGCCCACCGCCTGGCAGGCCGTGAAGTACGCCGCGCCCCCGCAGGGCGGATCCCTGGCGGTGTTGGGCCTGGGCCCGGTCGGGCAGATGTCCGCCCGGATCGGCCGCCACCTGGGCTATGAGGTATTCGCGGTGGACCCGGTCCCCGAACGCCGGGCCATGGCCGAACGCCACGGCGTCCATACCCTGGACTCCGCCGAGGGCGTGGCTGAGCAGCTCAAGGACCTCACCGGCGGGCGCGGGCCGAACTCCGTGGTGGACGCGGTCGGGATGGAGGCCCACGGCTCCCCGGTGGCCGGGTTGGCCCACCAGGCGGTGGGGGCATTGCCGTCCGCGCTCGGACGGAAGGCGATGGAGACGGCCGGGGTGGACCGGCTCGATGCGCTGTACACCGCCATCGAGGCCGTCCGACGCGGCGGGACGATCTCGATCAGCGGGGTGTACGGCGGCATGAAGGACCCCCTGCCGCTGATGACGATGTTCGACAAGCAGCTCCAGCTGCGCATGGGCCAATGCAACGTGCGCCGGTGGACCGAGGACCTGATGCCGCTGGTTGATGACCCCTCGGACCCGCTGGGCGTGCTGGACCTCACCACGCACACCGCCCCCCTGGACCAGGCACCACAGATGTACGAGAAGTTCCAGAAGAAGGAAGACGGCTGCATCAAGGTTGTCCTCAAGCCCTGA